A window from Polyangium spumosum encodes these proteins:
- a CDS encoding heavy metal translocating P-type ATPase has protein sequence MEHRVNEQAPAKVKDPVCGMMVTPGAARGGSHEHAGTTYWFCNPRCKEKFAADPEKFLAPKVEAKPEPPAAKVEEKAPAGTIYTCPMDPEVRQDKPGSCPICGMALEPLAVVTAEEPPNPELVSMTRRFWVSAALSLPLLVMAMGPMLLPGYRWSHGLPYQAWIELLLATPVVLWGGLPFFERGWTSLRTRRFNMFTLIAIGTGTAYVYSVAATIAPSMFPASFRTHGGAVPVYFEAAAVIVTLVLLGQVLELRARSRTSGAIRALLGLAPKNARRLRDSAEEDVPIEIVAVGDRLRVRPGERVPVDGVVLEGQSSIDESMVTGEPIPVEKAAGDHVTGGTVNGAGGFVMRAERVGQGTLLAQIVRMVGEAQRTRAPIQRLADVVSAWFVPAVVLTAVLTFVVWALFGPEPRLAFALLNAVAVLIIACPCALGLATPMSIMVGTGRGASAGVLVKSAEALEAMERVDTLVVDKTGTLTEGKPAVASIVPLDGAEASVVLRVAASLERGSEHPLASAILAAAKERAVELGSVTDFRSLTGRGVTGVVEGEPAALGNARLLDELSIEFDAARARAEQLRVQGQTVVFVARGGRVLGLVGVADPVKSSAREALSALREEGLVIVMLTGDSRTTAEAVARELGITEVEAEVLPDQKSAVVDRLTKDGKVVAMAGDGVNDAPALARAAVGIAMGTGTDVAMESAGVTLVRGDLRGIVRARRLSRATMKNIRQNLFFAFVYNGLGVPLAAGVLYPFFGLLLSPMIASAAMSLSSVSVIANALRLRTTRL, from the coding sequence ATGGAGCACCGGGTGAACGAGCAAGCGCCGGCCAAAGTGAAGGATCCGGTGTGCGGGATGATGGTGACGCCCGGGGCGGCCAGGGGCGGGAGCCACGAGCACGCAGGCACGACGTACTGGTTCTGTAACCCCCGCTGCAAGGAGAAATTCGCGGCGGATCCGGAGAAATTCCTCGCGCCGAAGGTCGAAGCGAAGCCAGAGCCGCCCGCGGCGAAGGTGGAGGAGAAGGCCCCGGCAGGGACGATCTACACCTGCCCGATGGATCCCGAGGTCCGGCAGGACAAACCGGGATCGTGTCCGATCTGCGGCATGGCCCTCGAGCCACTCGCGGTCGTCACCGCCGAGGAGCCGCCGAACCCCGAGCTCGTCAGCATGACGCGGCGCTTCTGGGTCTCGGCCGCGCTCTCGCTCCCGCTGCTCGTGATGGCGATGGGGCCGATGCTCCTGCCGGGGTATCGCTGGTCGCACGGGCTGCCGTACCAGGCGTGGATCGAGCTCCTGCTCGCGACGCCCGTGGTCCTCTGGGGAGGCCTGCCGTTCTTCGAGCGCGGGTGGACGTCGCTCAGGACGCGGCGCTTCAACATGTTCACGCTCATCGCGATCGGAACGGGGACGGCCTACGTCTACAGCGTCGCCGCGACGATCGCGCCCTCGATGTTCCCCGCCTCGTTTCGCACGCACGGCGGCGCGGTGCCCGTGTACTTCGAGGCCGCGGCGGTGATCGTCACGCTCGTCCTGCTCGGTCAGGTCCTCGAGCTCCGCGCGCGCAGCCGCACGTCGGGCGCGATCCGCGCGCTGCTCGGCCTCGCCCCGAAGAACGCGCGGCGCCTGCGAGACAGCGCCGAGGAGGACGTGCCGATCGAGATCGTCGCCGTGGGCGATCGGCTCCGCGTGCGGCCAGGCGAGCGTGTCCCCGTCGACGGCGTGGTGCTCGAAGGTCAGAGCTCCATCGACGAGTCCATGGTCACGGGCGAGCCGATCCCGGTGGAGAAGGCCGCGGGAGATCACGTGACGGGCGGGACGGTGAACGGCGCGGGTGGCTTCGTGATGCGCGCCGAGCGCGTGGGGCAGGGGACCTTGCTCGCGCAGATCGTGCGGATGGTCGGCGAAGCGCAGCGCACGCGCGCGCCGATCCAGCGGCTCGCGGACGTCGTGAGCGCGTGGTTCGTCCCGGCCGTCGTGCTCACGGCCGTGCTCACGTTCGTCGTGTGGGCGCTCTTCGGCCCGGAGCCGCGCCTCGCGTTTGCGCTGCTCAACGCGGTGGCGGTGCTCATCATCGCCTGCCCCTGCGCGCTCGGCCTCGCGACGCCGATGTCGATCATGGTGGGCACGGGGCGCGGCGCGTCGGCGGGCGTGCTCGTCAAGAGCGCCGAGGCGCTCGAAGCGATGGAGCGCGTGGACACGCTCGTCGTGGACAAGACGGGCACGCTCACCGAGGGCAAGCCCGCCGTGGCCTCGATCGTCCCGCTCGACGGCGCCGAGGCGTCGGTGGTGCTGCGCGTCGCGGCGAGCCTCGAGCGCGGCAGCGAGCACCCGCTCGCCTCGGCGATCCTCGCGGCCGCGAAGGAGAGAGCGGTCGAGCTCGGCTCCGTCACGGACTTTCGATCCCTCACGGGCCGCGGCGTGACGGGCGTCGTCGAGGGCGAGCCCGCGGCGCTCGGCAATGCTCGGCTGCTCGATGAGCTCTCGATCGAGTTCGACGCGGCCCGCGCCCGCGCCGAGCAGCTCCGCGTGCAGGGACAAACCGTGGTGTTCGTGGCGCGCGGCGGGCGCGTCCTCGGGCTCGTGGGCGTCGCCGATCCCGTGAAGAGCTCCGCGCGAGAGGCGCTCTCCGCGCTTCGAGAAGAGGGCCTCGTGATCGTGATGCTCACGGGCGACAGCCGGACGACCGCCGAGGCCGTCGCGCGCGAGCTCGGCATCACGGAAGTGGAGGCCGAGGTCCTGCCCGATCAAAAGAGCGCGGTCGTCGATCGCCTCACGAAGGACGGCAAGGTCGTGGCCATGGCCGGCGACGGCGTCAATGACGCGCCGGCCCTCGCGCGCGCCGCGGTGGGCATCGCCATGGGCACGGGCACGGACGTGGCCATGGAGAGCGCGGGCGTCACGCTCGTGCGCGGCGATCTACGCGGCATCGTGCGGGCGCGGCGCCTCTCGCGGGCGACGATGAAGAACATCCGCCAGAACCTCTTCTTCGCGTTCGTCTACAACGGCCTCGGCGTGCCTCTCGCGGCCGGCGTCCTCTATCCGTTTTTTGGCCTCCTCCTGAGCCCGATGATCGCGAGCGCGGCCATGAGCCTGAGCAGCGTCT
- the rplC gene encoding 50S ribosomal protein L3: MNKNLGILGKKVGMTQIFNEKGEVLRCTVVQAGGVVIGKRTMEKDGYSALIVGLGERKEKHTKKPLLGAYRKSQQTPKRVVRELRVSVEDAAKFEVGQKIGVDQVFEVGQKVDAQGTSRGRGFTGVVRRWNFAGAVQTHGTHEYRRHGGSIGTNMTPGRTLPGLKMPGHYGAETVSALNLKIAKLMPEDDLVLIEGAVPGAKNGIVLVRGAVKKKNAGKKA; this comes from the coding sequence ATGAACAAGAACCTTGGCATCCTCGGCAAGAAGGTCGGGATGACCCAGATCTTCAACGAGAAGGGCGAGGTCCTCCGCTGCACCGTGGTGCAGGCGGGCGGCGTCGTGATCGGCAAGCGGACGATGGAGAAGGACGGCTACAGCGCCCTCATCGTCGGCCTGGGCGAGCGCAAAGAGAAGCACACGAAGAAGCCCTTGCTCGGCGCCTACCGCAAGTCGCAGCAGACGCCGAAGCGCGTCGTGCGCGAGCTGCGCGTCTCCGTCGAGGACGCCGCGAAGTTCGAGGTCGGCCAGAAGATCGGCGTCGATCAGGTGTTCGAGGTCGGCCAGAAGGTCGACGCGCAGGGCACGTCCCGCGGCCGCGGCTTCACCGGCGTCGTCCGCCGCTGGAACTTCGCCGGCGCCGTCCAGACGCACGGTACCCACGAGTACCGCCGGCACGGCGGCTCGATCGGTACGAACATGACCCCCGGCCGCACCCTGCCCGGCCTCAAGATGCCCGGCCACTACGGCGCCGAGACCGTGAGCGCGCTCAACCTGAAGATCGCGAAGCTCATGCCCGAGGACGACCTCGTCCTCATCGAGGGCGCGGTCCCGGGCGCGAAGAACGGCATCGTGCTCGTCCGCGGCGCCGTGAAGAAGAAGAACGCCGGCAAGAAGGCCTGA